The Mixophyes fleayi isolate aMixFle1 unplaced genomic scaffold, aMixFle1.hap1 Scaffold_28, whole genome shotgun sequence genome has a segment encoding these proteins:
- the LOC142126987 gene encoding uncharacterized protein LOC142126987, whose translation MSRERRDSSSSSTQGTQEEIVSSGEEWRDRPEERQEERRRQQFVSSVQASTSTQQQHLTESGSDDEEGPSVTRSRRFTLEENEVLVAGVLQHYETLKGAQSLKASFKHKQKIWSQIASAVSAVGVRVRSVAVCMKRFRDCKRTTKAKMAAVARHSRGTGGGKPLRLKFKPWEKKMRQILSDDLVEGVEGTVDTLDPSTFQPREQDAAQRRRHESEAVPRKRKSKSGDLGSSQGHKGQRSVEGEGVTLLMPRQVAVEVATTASNQEKESRLTKSTHPAQTVEPNKKAHKRRRVTEVHVSEPVADVQREGRPVEEMCEEGGTSVTLAHSREESIIPREQVVTPVSTFFSQAAMEEIASPVCSVTEELEHDSQSLTFSPVDSLVHEDAATRFEMLQQAFPNLQVPTTEGEGPSQARVPSTGTSLPTQLVHGLPEQATRFHSITDFARKMEGRQETSRRNMEDRVQRIGDSVDRLTSVVEEVRSSRNTTNSLLERLITVHSEMSASIQVNNNLQTRMAAAMEQNTAVYYQMNQSMAQMHMLQQQQTMHLQMLSMHVMNISEELRLRRVQGNVSVPLADWNISGFVPPTPQQRTSSALHTPVVEVRRAESARRRLLQEHPEEEIINPVSSEEEG comes from the exons ATGTCTAGGGAGCGTAgggattcttcttcttcttctacacaGGGAACCCAAGAAGAAATTGTCAGCAGTGGCGAGGAATGGAGAGACCGTCCTGAGGAGCGCCAAGAAGAAAGAAGGCGGCAGCAGTTTGTGAGCAGCGTGCAAGCCAGCACAAGCACCCAGCAGCAACATCTTACAGAGAGTGGATCTGATGATGAAGAAGGACCATCTGTAACACGATCCAGGCGCTTCACACTTGAGGAGAATGAAGTCCTTGTTGCTGGGGTACTGCAACATTACGAGACACTGAAGGGTGCCCAATCGCTGAAGGCGTCCTTCAAGCATAAGCAGAAGATTTGGTCCCAGATTGCCTCTGCTGTGTCCGCAGTAGGTGTTCGAGTACGATCAGTTGCGGTTTGCATGAAACGCTTTCGGGACTGCAAGCGCACCACGAAGGCAAAGATGGCAGCCGTTGCCCGTCATTCTAGGGGAACCGGTGGTGGCAAGCCACTGCGCCTAAAATTTAAGCCTTGGGAGAAGAAGATGCGGCAAATTCTCAGTGatgatcttgtggaaggagtggaagggacagtggacacccttGATCCATCCACCTTCCAGCCACGAG aacaagatgcAGCACAAAGGAGAAGACATGAAAGTGaagcagtaccccggaagagaaaatccaaatcaggag ATTTGGGTTCTTCTCAAGGACACAAGGGCCAGAGGAGTGTCGAAGGAGAAG gtgTGACATTGCTTATGCCAAGACAAGTCGCAGTGGAAGTAGCGACAACGGCTTCCAATCAAG AAAAAGAAAGCCGTTTAACCAAGTCTACTCATCCTGCCCAAACTGTTGAACCAAATAAAAAAG CTCACAAGAGAAGAAGAGTGACTGAGGTACACGTCTCGGAACCTGTTGCTGATGTACAGCGAG aaGGCCGACCCGTTGAAGagatgtgtgaagaagggggaacaTCAGTAACCCTTGCTCATAGTCGTGAAG aatCCATCATCCCAAGGGAACAGGTGGTAACACCAGTATCCACCTTTTTTTCTCAAGCTGCCATGGAAGAAATAGCATCTCCTGTCTGCTCAGTAACCG AGGAATTAGAACATGACAGTCAATCACTGACATTTTCGCCAGTTGACAGTTTGGTCCACGAAGATGCTGCAACAAGATTTGAGATGCTACAGCAAGCCTTCCCCAACCTTCAAGTTCCAACCACCGAAGGGgaaggtccatctcaagcaagggtaccttccacaggcaccagtcttccaacaCAACTGGTGCACGGTCTGCCAGAACAAGCCACTCGGTTTCATTCCATCACAGACTTTGCCAGaaagatggaaggaaggcaggaaacATCTCGCCGAAATATGGAAGACAGAGTTCAGAGAATTGGTGACTCGGTAGACCGTTTAacgtctgttgtggaagaggtacgAAGCTCCCGTAATACCACCAATTCGTTACTGGAGCGACTCATCACAGTGCACAGTGAAATGTCAGCATCGATTCAAGTAAATAACAACTTACAAACGCGAATGGCTGCTGCAATGGAGCAGAATACAGCAGTGTATTACCAGATGAATCAATCCATGGCACAGATGCATATGCTACAACAACAacagacaatgcatctgcaaatgCTGTCAATGCATGTAATGAATATCAGTGAAGAGCTGAGACTCCGGCGAGTACAGGGTAATGTTTCAGTCCCATTAGCCGATTGGAACATTTCTGGATTTGTTCCCCCAACACCACAGCAGAGGACGTCATCTGCACTACACACCCCCGTGGTGGAAGTAAGAAGAGCGGAGTCAGCAAGGAGGAGATTGTTACAGGAACATCCAGAAGAGGAAATCATCAACCCCGTCTCATCTGAGGAAGAAGG GTAA